In Oscillatoria sp. FACHB-1406, the sequence TGGGGGATTTAATGCTGGTGGGCGCTGCCCACCCTACTAAAATTACTAAAATTACGAATTACGAATTACGAATTACAAATTACAAATTACAAATTACGAATTACGAATTACAAATTACCCTTCATGACTCATGATTAACTTTTTATCGCTCTGAAGAAGTTCAGTAAACCGAGCAGCAGATAAAGGTTGGCTGAAGATATAACCTTGAATTTCATCGCAGTGGTGCGCGCACAAAAAATCTAATTCTGCCTCAGTTTCTACCCCTTCAGCCACTACTTTAATGCCCAGAGCGTGAGCCATTTGAATAATCGCGCTGATAATGGCTTGGTTGGCATAATTATCGACCAAGTTTTGAATAAAACAAGGATCGATTTTGACGACATTGAAGGGAAATTGACGCAAGTAATTAAGAGAAGAATAACCCGTGCCGAAGTCGTCGATCGCGAGAGTCATTCCGAGGGCTTTGAAGGCGTTGAGGCGTTGGGCGGAGATGGCGGCATTTTGAAGCAGACTGGATTCGAGAAACTCTAACTCGATCGATTGATAATTGAGGGGAATTTCAGCCAAAATTTTAGCGATACGCTGGCGCATATCGATTTGGTTGAACTGACGAGCGGAAATATTAACGGCAAGACAGAGATGCTTCCAGCCCGCCTGATGCCATTGATAAAGCTGCTTGCCGCCAGTTTTGAGAACCCATTCGCCAATTTCGCCCATGAGTCCCATTTCTTCGGCAGCGGGAAGAAATTTATCGGGCGCAATCCAACCGCGCTGGGGATGTTGCCAGCGCAGGAGTGCTTCGCAACTAACGATTTGCCCGGTTTTAAGTTCGACTTTGGGCTGATAGTAAACTTCGAGTTCTTGGCGCTGCCAAGCGCGGCGAAGTTCGCTTTCAAGGCCGATGGGATTACTGCGATCGATGTTTAATAGGGCGGTGTAGAGTTCGACGCAGTTTCCCCCGCGCGTGCGAGCGGTATTCATGGCTCGGGTGGCGCGATGCAGCAGTTTGTCGAGGCTTCTACCATCTCGAGGGTACAACGAAATACCAATACTGGCACTTAAAAAAACTTCTTGGCGATCGAGATGAAAGGGTTTGCTGAAGGGTTCTCGGATGCGTTCTACGGTATCGAGAACTTCTCGTTTATGGGCGACAGGCGGCAGGAGGAGGGCAAATTCATGGGCGTTGG encodes:
- a CDS encoding GGDEF domain-containing response regulator, producing the protein MRGNDRARTSKQAKILAIAVESSARAQLLEWLESGSYNAIAAETASSGLQLAQTQRPDLILCEARLPDADCWEVLRALKKDSQAAIVPFIVLGSSSETVDLQQIIEAGGDNCLNAPLEAEKTLKALETQLQKHQAIRQYYAQRLERQLERDRLTQLPDRQTLNERFVEFLERYGLNISERSNGAIVPVLCFSLDRFYRIYDHFGYAWGDRLLQAAARRLAQAVGERGVVASSNAHEFALLLPPVAHKREVLDTVERIREPFSKPFHLDRQEVFLSASIGISLYPRDGRSLDKLLHRATRAMNTARTRGGNCVELYTALLNIDRSNPIGLESELRRAWQRQELEVYYQPKVELKTGQIVSCEALLRWQHPQRGWIAPDKFLPAAEEMGLMGEIGEWVLKTGGKQLYQWHQAGWKHLCLAVNISARQFNQIDMRQRIAKILAEIPLNYQSIELEFLESSLLQNAAISAQRLNAFKALGMTLAIDDFGTGYSSLNYLRQFPFNVVKIDPCFIQNLVDNYANQAIISAIIQMAHALGIKVVAEGVETEAELDFLCAHHCDEIQGYIFSQPLSAARFTELLQSDKKLIMSHEG